The following are from one region of the Thermodesulfobacteriota bacterium genome:
- a CDS encoding sugar ABC transporter permease has protein sequence MRRIERWTSYSYLFPGLFFMGVFTFIPVFMAAYLSLFKWNVSHPEPTFTGLSNYVEVFKAPLFWLVLKNNLLYAFTTIPISMGLALFLAILINQRMGWIRSLYRGCLFYPTMIPMVAAAMLWVWIFNPGLGIFNYYLGFLGVPKIEWLYDMRFALLAIIIMSIWKNFGYYMLIFLAGLQSIPKHYYEAAAIDGATGWKQFRYVTFPMLAPATLFVFVVAIISSFQVFDQVFVMTQGGPGDRTNVLVFYIYQHAFRFWDLGMGSTLTTLFMLGLLVAIWLVFRVIGRRVYYEV, from the coding sequence ATGAGACGCATCGAACGTTGGACGAGTTACAGTTATCTGTTTCCGGGGCTTTTCTTCATGGGGGTCTTCACCTTCATTCCGGTCTTCATGGCCGCCTATCTCTCCCTGTTTAAATGGAATGTCAGTCACCCCGAACCGACCTTCACCGGTTTGTCCAACTATGTAGAGGTTTTCAAGGCCCCCCTTTTCTGGTTGGTTTTGAAAAACAACCTCCTCTATGCCTTCACCACCATCCCGATCAGCATGGGCCTCGCCCTCTTTCTGGCGATCCTGATCAATCAGAGGATGGGATGGATCCGGAGCCTCTACAGGGGATGTTTATTTTATCCCACGATGATCCCCATGGTGGCGGCGGCGATGCTCTGGGTCTGGATCTTCAATCCGGGGTTGGGGATTTTCAATTACTATCTCGGGTTTCTCGGTGTTCCGAAGATCGAATGGCTCTACGATATGCGCTTCGCCCTCCTCGCCATCATCATCATGAGCATCTGGAAGAATTTCGGCTACTACATGCTCATCTTTCTGGCCGGCCTTCAGAGCATCCCCAAGCATTATTATGAAGCCGCGGCCATCGACGGCGCGACCGGGTGGAAACAATTCCGGTACGTCACCTTTCCCATGCTCGCCCCGGCCACCCTCTTCGTCTTCGTCGTGGCCATCATCTCCTCCTTTCAGGTCTTCGATCAGGTCTTTGTAATGACCCAGGGCGGGCCAGGCGATCGGACGAACGTCTTGGTGTTCTACATCTATCAACATGCTTTTCGATTCTGGGACCTCGGCATGGGATCCACCCTGACCACCCTCTTCATGCTCGGGCTTCTG